In Flavobacterium cerinum, one genomic interval encodes:
- a CDS encoding capsule assembly Wzi family protein — protein MANSFSQTQSEQFPVFKDCKNSPAKEQESCFNTKVQDFFFSHFKVPQQLTDANYKGTVIALFEVDSTGTFKPLYIDAATPELKEETKRVFGQFEKVEPAKFAGRATYAKYTVRIAIPLEKAVGSELTANTDDGKTEAKVKQELDEFDKILSKPFRNPKFKSNLNIPFSHQNYAVFDAAVNQVGSNNHSASKPYSYAEVVKYYNFEAEQQKLLKNKTSWWGRKLWNENLVAIQGEGYWFTINPIFDLRLGKDTNSDLKYTYVNTRGVHIEGALGEQFSFSSSVYESQGRFADYYNRYAESIKPSGGNPAIIPGIGIAKEFNGDGYDFPLAEANLSYSPNQFINLQLGYGRNFIGDGYRSLLFSDAASPYPYFKINTTFWKIKYTNTYMWLKDVRDEVTAEKSYATKYMANHYLSWNVTKRWNMGFFESVVWSNANDRGFDFSFVNPIIFYRAVEFTSSSKSGNAVLGLTSKYKLNNQINVYGQFVLDEFSLSDVKAGNGSWKNKYGFQIGGKYYDAFKVKNLLLQAEYNYVRPYVYAHSNVLTNYGHNNQSMGHLWGANLKEVVGIARYYYGRWFADAKLIYGQRGLDFNTADNTYNYGGNIYRNYDENRPFDTGVVTGQGNKTNILIADLQAGYLVNPAMNLKLFGNIIYRNFDPATETATTVKSTTTWFSVGLRVDLFNWYYDF, from the coding sequence ATGGCAAATTCTTTCTCACAAACCCAAAGTGAGCAGTTTCCGGTTTTTAAAGACTGTAAAAATAGTCCGGCAAAAGAGCAGGAATCCTGTTTTAATACAAAAGTTCAGGACTTTTTCTTCTCCCATTTTAAAGTTCCGCAACAACTAACGGATGCTAATTATAAAGGAACTGTCATTGCCTTGTTCGAAGTCGATTCAACAGGAACGTTTAAGCCGCTTTATATCGATGCGGCCACGCCGGAACTGAAAGAAGAAACCAAACGGGTTTTTGGTCAGTTTGAAAAAGTAGAACCGGCTAAGTTTGCCGGAAGAGCCACTTATGCTAAATATACGGTGCGTATCGCTATTCCGTTGGAAAAAGCAGTTGGTAGTGAATTAACAGCAAATACGGATGACGGAAAAACGGAGGCGAAAGTGAAACAGGAATTGGATGAGTTTGATAAAATCCTAAGCAAACCATTTCGTAATCCTAAATTTAAAAGTAATCTGAATATTCCTTTTTCGCATCAAAATTACGCTGTTTTCGATGCTGCAGTAAATCAGGTAGGAAGTAATAATCATTCCGCTTCTAAACCGTATTCTTATGCTGAAGTAGTAAAATACTATAACTTCGAAGCAGAACAGCAAAAACTGTTGAAAAATAAAACATCCTGGTGGGGTCGGAAACTATGGAATGAAAATCTTGTTGCGATACAAGGGGAAGGGTATTGGTTTACCATCAATCCGATTTTTGACCTGCGTTTAGGAAAAGATACGAATAGCGATTTGAAATATACTTATGTGAATACAAGAGGTGTTCATATCGAAGGAGCTTTAGGAGAACAGTTTAGTTTTTCGAGCTCGGTATATGAAAGTCAGGGGCGCTTTGCCGATTATTACAACCGTTATGCCGAATCGATAAAACCATCCGGAGGGAATCCTGCCATTATTCCGGGAATTGGTATCGCTAAAGAATTTAATGGCGATGGTTATGATTTTCCGTTAGCGGAAGCAAATTTATCGTATTCGCCAAATCAGTTTATCAATCTGCAATTGGGTTATGGACGAAATTTTATCGGAGACGGTTATCGTTCGTTACTATTTAGTGATGCAGCAAGCCCGTATCCGTATTTTAAGATCAATACCACTTTCTGGAAGATCAAATATACCAATACCTATATGTGGTTAAAAGATGTTCGGGATGAAGTAACCGCAGAAAAATCGTATGCGACCAAATACATGGCCAATCATTATCTGAGTTGGAATGTTACAAAGCGCTGGAATATGGGCTTCTTTGAATCGGTTGTTTGGAGTAATGCAAATGATCGCGGTTTTGATTTTAGCTTCGTGAACCCGATTATTTTTTATCGTGCGGTTGAGTTTACCTCTTCTTCAAAAAGCGGAAATGCCGTTTTAGGATTGACTTCAAAATATAAACTGAATAATCAAATCAATGTATACGGACAATTTGTGTTAGATGAATTCTCCTTAAGTGATGTTAAAGCCGGAAACGGAAGCTGGAAAAATAAATACGGATTCCAGATCGGCGGGAAATATTATGATGCGTTTAAAGTGAAAAATCTTTTACTTCAGGCAGAATATAATTATGTGCGACCTTATGTGTATGCCCATAGTAATGTTTTAACCAATTATGGACACAATAACCAAAGTATGGGACATCTTTGGGGAGCGAACTTAAAAGAAGTAGTCGGAATCGCCCGCTATTATTACGGACGTTGGTTTGCCGATGCAAAACTTATTTACGGACAAAGAGGATTGGATTTTAATACGGCAGATAATACGTATAATTATGGAGGTAATATTTACAGAAACTATGATGAAAACAGACCGTTTGATACCGGAGTAGTAACCGGTCAGGGGAATAAAACCAATATTTTGATTGCAGATTTGCAGGCGGGATATTTGGTGAATCCGGCGATGAACCTGAAATTATTCGGAAATATTATTTACAGAAATTTTGATCCGGCAACAGAAACGGCGACAACGGTGAAAAGTACAACAACCTGGTTTTCCGTTGGTTTAAGAGTAGATTTGTTTAATTGGTATTACGACTTCTGA
- the deoC gene encoding deoxyribose-phosphate aldolase: MDIRNYLDSTYLKTAEQAGVSETENRKIVADYVAEAIQEKFKLIMIRPDRVAMAKTMITEAKSAVTIGTVIDFPNGNGTLEEKLNEAEQAIRDGADDLDFVLDYEAFKRGETDKVKKEVLECTRLGLANAKIVKWIIEIAALNDHQIVQLSALVKNIVIANFKENQYESVFVKSSTGFYKTDDGKPNGATVPAIKLMLENAFPLPVKAAGGVRTEQEAIEMIRLGVKRIGTSSAKTIATGGKSNSEY; encoded by the coding sequence ATGGATATTAGAAATTACTTAGACTCGACTTATTTAAAAACCGCCGAACAGGCTGGTGTTTCAGAAACGGAGAACAGAAAAATAGTAGCCGACTATGTGGCGGAAGCGATTCAGGAAAAATTTAAACTGATTATGATTCGTCCGGATAGGGTAGCTATGGCTAAAACGATGATTACAGAAGCCAAATCGGCTGTAACTATCGGAACGGTTATCGATTTTCCTAACGGAAACGGAACATTGGAAGAGAAGTTAAATGAAGCGGAACAAGCTATCCGGGACGGAGCTGATGATCTGGATTTTGTGCTGGATTATGAAGCATTTAAAAGAGGTGAAACGGATAAAGTAAAGAAAGAAGTTTTGGAATGCACCCGTTTAGGACTTGCGAATGCCAAAATTGTAAAATGGATTATTGAAATTGCGGCTTTAAATGACCATCAAATCGTACAGCTTTCCGCATTGGTTAAGAACATCGTAATTGCTAACTTTAAGGAAAATCAATACGAGTCTGTTTTCGTGAAATCATCAACAGGATTTTATAAAACGGATGATGGAAAACCAAACGGAGCAACGGTACCGGCTATCAAACTAATGTTGGAAAATGCTTTTCCGTTACCGGTAAAAGCGGCCGGTGGTGTGCGTACCGAACAGGAAGCAATCGAAATGATCCGTCTTGGAGTAAAACGAATCGGAACTTCTTCTGCTAAAACAATTGCAACAGGAGGAAAATCAAATAGCGAATATTAA
- a CDS encoding VanZ family protein, translated as MRKLNLSLALIWSLLIGIACLITFNADVGGKLPYKDKFVHFVFYFLFTILWFRTIDEIVPRQALLKKLRNVFLLGFVYGAGIEICQGLFTKTRSADIFDVLANSVGGLTAVLLLYYYRNRKRNG; from the coding sequence GTGCGTAAACTTAATCTTTCATTAGCATTAATCTGGTCCTTACTGATAGGAATTGCCTGTTTGATCACTTTTAATGCCGATGTAGGAGGGAAACTTCCGTATAAAGATAAGTTTGTACATTTTGTTTTTTATTTCCTGTTTACAATTCTGTGGTTTCGTACAATCGATGAAATCGTACCGCGGCAAGCACTGTTAAAGAAATTGCGTAACGTGTTTCTTTTGGGTTTTGTTTATGGTGCCGGCATCGAAATATGCCAGGGATTGTTTACCAAAACAAGATCCGCGGATATATTTGATGTCTTAGCGAATAGTGTTGGAGGATTAACAGCAGTATTATTACTGTATTATTACAGAAATAGAAAACGTAATGGCTAA
- the sov gene encoding T9SS outer membrane translocon Sov/SprA, whose product METFYSHDFFKKIKTGFTILVLFFCFSVQAQVDEEEQDSIKTGSSLGKLNISNPKSILEAYTYDPVTNRYIYTKTFDGFNINYPIILTPQEYEELVLRESMRDYFKKKSSAIDGKKEGSESAKKDLLPRYYVNSSFFEAIFGGNTIDVKPLGSVEVDLGMRYTKQDNPAFSPRNRSTFTFDFDQRISLSLQGKVGTRLNVNANYDTQSTFAFQNLIKLEYTPTEDDIIKKIEVGNVSLPLNSSLIRGAQSLFGVKAQFQFGKTTITGVFSEQKSQTKTVTAQGGGTIQEFQLFALDYDADRHYFLSQYFRNRYDDALKQYPQINSRVQITRVEVWITNKQNRVSGTDNNLRNIMAIQDLGEAQQLGVNDTEIIGIPSGGFFNQPPGSPVDNKNNKFDPGAIGTNYLNSGIREIVNGSAGFNIPAYNAVEGKDYAKLENARKLSPNEFTYHAQLGYVSLNQRLANDEVLAVAYQYTIGDKVYQVGEFGTDGIDATQVQNGIPSTQSLIVKLLKSNLTNVNQPIWNLMMKNIYQIPGAYQLSQEDFRFNILYTDPSPLNYITQAGPGGATQPAIPLPGDVENTPLIKVFNVDRLNYTNDPQVGGDGFFDFVPGVTVDQQNGRIIFTTVEPFGDHLFEKLRSSGTENYNGSYDSGIDYNANQRKYVFRNLYKTTQAGALQDSDKNKFQLKGKFKSSGGDGIAIGAFNVPQGSVVVTAGGRRLVEGVDYTVDYQRGRVQILDPSLQASSIPIEVSLENNAIFGQQTRRFYGLNVEHKFSDKFLIGGTFLRLSERPFTQKSNYGQESVNNTIYGLNTNFSTEVPFFTRLVNKLPNVDTDVPSNLSFRGEIAYLQPGASTADQFNGEATTYIDDFEGSQTTIDMRSAQAWSLASTPVGYGDELTAPDYGYRRAKLSWYSIDPTFYASSQLPAGLSVDDISSNRTRRIYSQELYPVTDIAQGQSTVINTLDLTYYPRERGPYNFSPLANPADNSLGNPQNNWGGIMRAINSTNFEQSNVEYIQFWMMDPYYGSDVQGITTNEGKLTFNIGEISEDILKDGRKFYENGLGPNQVLVQPQGPWGNVPASQSLIYAFDTNEGNRTAQDVGFDGLNDGEEAAKFPAFASNPDPAADNYQYFLNAQGDIIQRYRNYNGVQGNSPIAVSDTNRGSTTLPDVEDINRDNTMNTINAYWKFEVPVKYYPGEVPVGQDFIADVRENNNVDLANGGTGKVRWILYKIPILEATDANREGSISDFRSIRFMRMFMSNFSDQITLRFGALDLVRGEWRRYLGTLDPNETEQQNENDNTGFDVVAVNIQENGNRLPIPYVTPPGVTREQLYNNNTIINQNEQSLSLRVYKKDTGLPGAGGLEPGDSRAVFKNVSVDMRQFKKLRMFLHAEALQPPAETQPLMADQMVAFIRFGNDFTQNFYQVEIPLKPTAFSARSAEEIWPSDNQIDLRLELLTKLKVLALQGNLPVPVDPLTGIAFVREDALDPSLSGKPNMLTLGIKGNPNFGLVRTLMVGVKNISTQEVRGEVWFNELRLSEMDNKGGMAAIANLDTNFADLMNISATGRMSTIGFGTLEQGPNERSREDVKQYNIVTNINLGKLLPKKWGINLPFNYGVGEEIITPEYDPFNQDIKLQQLLDVTADGAEKDNIRNRAIDYTKRKSINFIGVKKDRAPEQKQHVYDVENLTLSYSFNEMEHHDFEVESLVDQQVKTSADYAYTFKPKAVEPFKNTKFMKKSSYWKMLSDFNFNFLPTNISFSSTILRQYNRQQFRQVDGIEGIGIDPLYRRNYFFNYQYGFNYNLTKSLRINYSASSNNIVRNYLDENKIPDPNNTIWDSYFDIGEPNNHTQQLNVNYDLPLNKLPFLSFVKSTYTYTGDYNWQRSSDAFSSIDGYDLGNTIQNAGSHRLNTVLSMDSFYKYIGLTKQRKKVAPKAPAQAPKAPVPGQKITQMQQAPEDKPNIIIDGLIGLATSVKNIQINYTDNGGTVLPGYLPKVGFFGTTQPSLGFIMGSQSDVRYEAAKNGWLTNYPEFNQSFTQVKNKLLDITAQVEPFNDLKIDLNANRTYSQNFSEQYDVDAFGNYNARSPYDFGNFSISTVLIKTAFSRSDETGSDAFNDFRDNRLTIARRLATERGLDPNNTTADGYPVGFGRNSQAVLLPAFLAAYTGTSASSVSTGIFRDVPIPNWNIKYTGLMRYGFFKENFKRFSLQHGYRASYTVNSFRSNFEYDADPNALNPTTGNYPVKTIVANVNLVEQFNPLMRVDFEMKNSFKILAEMKKDRSLSLSFDNGLLTEVKGNEYTLEFGYRFKDVTINSRLADNPMGVIRSDINLKANLTLRQNETIVRYLDYDNNQLAGGQDIWSLKLTADYMFSKNLTAIFYYDHSFSQAVISTSFPMTNIRSGFTLRYNFGN is encoded by the coding sequence TTGGAAACATTTTACTCTCATGATTTTTTTAAGAAGATAAAGACCGGATTCACGATTTTGGTTTTATTCTTTTGTTTTTCTGTACAGGCTCAGGTAGATGAAGAAGAACAAGACTCGATTAAAACCGGATCTTCGCTGGGAAAACTTAATATCTCGAATCCGAAAAGTATTTTGGAAGCTTATACTTATGATCCGGTAACCAACCGATATATTTATACCAAAACATTTGACGGTTTTAATATTAATTATCCGATCATCCTGACACCGCAAGAATATGAAGAACTGGTGTTAAGGGAATCCATGAGAGACTATTTCAAGAAAAAATCCAGTGCTATCGACGGTAAAAAAGAAGGAAGTGAAAGTGCGAAAAAAGACTTATTACCGCGATATTATGTAAACTCAAGTTTCTTTGAAGCGATTTTCGGCGGAAACACTATCGATGTTAAACCGTTAGGGTCTGTTGAAGTTGACTTAGGAATGCGATATACCAAACAGGACAATCCGGCATTCTCACCAAGAAACCGTTCTACTTTTACATTTGACTTTGATCAACGAATTAGTTTGAGCTTACAAGGGAAAGTGGGGACGCGTTTAAATGTAAATGCCAATTATGATACCCAGTCGACTTTCGCTTTCCAGAACCTGATTAAACTGGAATATACACCAACGGAAGACGATATTATTAAAAAGATTGAAGTCGGAAACGTAAGCTTACCATTAAATAGCTCGTTAATCCGTGGTGCGCAAAGCCTTTTCGGGGTTAAAGCACAATTCCAGTTTGGAAAAACAACAATTACCGGGGTTTTCTCCGAACAAAAATCACAAACTAAAACCGTTACAGCTCAAGGCGGCGGAACCATTCAGGAGTTCCAGTTATTTGCTTTGGATTATGATGCCGACCGACACTATTTCCTATCACAATATTTCCGTAATCGATATGACGATGCGTTAAAACAGTATCCGCAAATCAACAGCCGTGTACAAATTACCCGTGTTGAAGTTTGGATTACAAACAAACAGAACCGAGTAAGCGGAACAGATAATAACCTGCGAAATATTATGGCAATACAGGATTTAGGGGAAGCACAACAATTGGGTGTGAATGACACTGAAATCATTGGTATTCCTTCAGGTGGATTCTTTAACCAGCCACCGGGATCTCCGGTAGACAACAAAAATAATAAATTCGATCCGGGAGCAATCGGAACGAATTACCTGAATTCCGGTATCCGTGAAATCGTAAACGGAAGTGCCGGTTTCAATATTCCGGCATATAATGCCGTGGAAGGTAAAGATTACGCCAAACTTGAAAATGCCCGTAAGTTATCGCCAAATGAATTTACTTACCATGCACAGTTGGGATATGTCTCATTAAACCAACGTCTGGCTAATGATGAAGTTTTGGCTGTTGCGTACCAATATACCATCGGGGATAAAGTTTACCAGGTAGGGGAATTCGGAACGGATGGTATTGATGCTACCCAAGTTCAGAACGGAATTCCGTCAACACAAAGTCTTATCGTAAAATTATTAAAAAGTAACCTGACCAATGTGAATCAGCCGATCTGGAACTTGATGATGAAAAACATCTACCAGATTCCGGGTGCATACCAGTTGTCGCAGGAAGATTTCCGTTTCAATATTTTATACACCGATCCGTCTCCGTTAAACTATATTACGCAGGCCGGACCGGGTGGAGCAACACAACCGGCGATTCCGTTACCGGGTGATGTTGAAAATACACCATTGATCAAAGTTTTTAATGTCGATCGTCTGAATTATACCAATGACCCGCAGGTTGGAGGTGACGGATTCTTTGACTTTGTTCCGGGTGTAACTGTTGATCAGCAAAACGGACGTATTATCTTTACAACGGTTGAGCCGTTTGGAGATCACCTTTTTGAAAAACTTCGATCTTCCGGAACTGAAAATTATAACGGAAGTTATGATAGTGGTATTGATTATAATGCCAATCAGCGTAAATATGTATTCCGAAACCTGTATAAAACAACTCAGGCCGGTGCTTTACAGGATAGTGATAAAAACAAATTCCAGTTAAAAGGTAAATTCAAATCATCCGGTGGTGACGGTATTGCTATCGGTGCTTTCAATGTACCTCAGGGATCTGTTGTAGTTACAGCCGGTGGTCGCCGATTAGTTGAAGGTGTGGATTATACGGTGGATTACCAAAGAGGTCGTGTGCAAATCCTGGATCCGTCATTACAGGCGTCCAGTATTCCGATTGAAGTATCATTGGAAAATAACGCAATCTTTGGTCAGCAGACGCGTCGTTTTTACGGTTTGAATGTGGAACATAAATTTTCAGATAAATTCTTGATTGGAGGTACTTTCTTAAGATTATCCGAACGACCTTTTACACAAAAATCGAACTACGGACAAGAATCAGTTAATAATACGATTTACGGTTTAAATACGAATTTCTCAACTGAAGTTCCGTTCTTTACCCGTTTAGTGAATAAACTTCCGAATGTAGATACAGATGTTCCGTCTAATTTATCATTCCGTGGAGAAATTGCTTACCTGCAACCGGGAGCTTCTACTGCCGATCAGTTCAACGGTGAAGCAACTACCTATATTGACGACTTCGAGGGATCGCAAACCACTATCGATATGCGTTCGGCACAAGCCTGGTCATTAGCAAGTACACCGGTAGGTTACGGAGATGAATTGACAGCGCCGGATTATGGTTACCGAAGAGCAAAATTATCATGGTATTCGATTGATCCTACATTCTATGCTTCTTCACAATTACCGGCCGGTTTATCGGTAGATGATATTTCATCGAACAGAACCCGTAGGATTTATAGCCAGGAATTATATCCGGTTACCGATATCGCACAAGGACAAAGTACAGTGATAAATACATTGGACTTAACATACTACCCGAGAGAAAGAGGACCTTATAACTTTAGCCCGTTAGCCAATCCTGCAGATAACTCATTAGGAAATCCGCAAAATAACTGGGGTGGTATTATGAGAGCGATCAACTCAACTAATTTCGAACAGTCTAACGTTGAATATATTCAATTCTGGATGATGGACCCGTATTATGGATCTGATGTTCAGGGAATCACAACTAACGAAGGAAAACTAACATTCAATATTGGTGAAATTTCTGAAGATATCTTAAAAGACGGAAGAAAATTCTATGAAAACGGACTTGGTCCTAATCAGGTTCTGGTTCAACCGCAAGGACCATGGGGGAATGTTCCGGCTTCTCAGTCGTTAATTTATGCTTTCGATACAAACGAAGGAAACCGTACAGCTCAGGATGTCGGATTTGATGGATTAAACGATGGAGAAGAAGCTGCAAAATTCCCGGCATTTGCCAGTAATCCCGATCCGGCTGCGGATAACTATCAGTATTTCTTAAATGCTCAGGGTGACATTATCCAACGTTATAGAAATTATAACGGTGTACAAGGAAACTCACCGATTGCCGTATCTGACACTAACCGTGGTTCAACAACATTACCGGATGTGGAAGATATCAACCGGGATAATACAATGAATACAATTAACGCGTACTGGAAATTCGAAGTGCCGGTTAAATATTATCCGGGAGAAGTTCCGGTAGGTCAGGACTTTATTGCCGATGTACGTGAAAATAATAATGTTGACTTAGCTAACGGAGGTACAGGAAAAGTACGTTGGATTTTATATAAAATTCCAATTCTTGAAGCTACAGATGCGAATCGTGAGGGTTCTATTTCCGATTTCCGTTCCATCCGTTTTATGAGAATGTTTATGTCGAACTTCTCCGATCAGATTACACTTCGTTTCGGAGCTTTAGATTTAGTTCGTGGTGAATGGAGACGTTATTTAGGAACATTAGATCCGAATGAAACGGAACAACAAAACGAAAATGATAATACCGGATTTGATGTGGTTGCCGTAAACATTCAGGAAAACGGAAACCGCTTACCAATTCCATATGTAACACCTCCGGGTGTAACTCGCGAACAGTTATACAACAACAATACAATTATCAACCAGAACGAACAATCGTTGTCGTTACGAGTGTATAAAAAAGATACTGGCTTACCGGGAGCAGGTGGTTTGGAACCGGGCGATTCAAGAGCAGTATTCAAAAATGTAAGTGTGGACATGCGTCAGTTTAAAAAACTAAGAATGTTCCTTCACGCAGAAGCACTACAGCCACCGGCAGAAACTCAGCCGTTAATGGCAGACCAAATGGTAGCTTTCATTCGTTTTGGTAATGACTTTACGCAAAACTTCTATCAGGTTGAGATTCCGTTAAAACCGACTGCTTTTTCAGCGCGTTCGGCTGAGGAAATCTGGCCTTCGGATAATCAAATCGATTTAAGACTGGAATTGCTAACCAAATTAAAAGTGTTGGCATTGCAAGGAAACTTACCGGTTCCGGTTGATCCGTTAACAGGTATTGCGTTTGTAAGAGAAGATGCTTTAGATCCTTCACTATCCGGAAAACCGAATATGCTGACATTAGGTATTAAAGGTAATCCGAACTTTGGTCTGGTACGTACGTTAATGGTCGGAGTAAAAAATATCAGTACGCAGGAAGTAAGAGGAGAAGTTTGGTTCAACGAATTGCGTTTGTCTGAAATGGATAATAAAGGAGGTATGGCTGCTATCGCAAACTTAGATACCAACTTTGCCGACCTGATGAATATTTCCGCTACCGGTAGAATGAGTACCATCGGTTTCGGAACTTTAGAACAAGGACCAAACGAAAGAAGTCGTGAAGACGTAAAACAATATAATATCGTAACCAACATTAATTTAGGAAAACTATTACCTAAAAAATGGGGTATTAACTTACCGTTTAACTACGGTGTGGGAGAAGAGATTATTACACCGGAATACGATCCGTTTAATCAGGATATTAAATTACAGCAATTGTTGGATGTAACAGCCGACGGTGCTGAAAAAGATAACATCCGTAACCGGGCAATCGATTATACTAAACGAAAAAGTATCAACTTTATCGGAGTGAAAAAAGACCGGGCACCGGAACAAAAACAACACGTTTATGATGTAGAAAACTTAACGTTGTCCTACTCATTTAACGAAATGGAACACCACGATTTTGAGGTGGAAAGTTTAGTGGATCAACAAGTGAAGACATCCGCTGATTATGCTTATACGTTTAAACCAAAAGCAGTAGAGCCATTCAAGAATACCAAATTCATGAAGAAAAGCAGCTATTGGAAAATGTTGAGCGACTTTAACTTTAACTTCTTGCCGACAAATATTTCATTTAGTTCTACGATCTTACGTCAGTATAACAGACAACAGTTCAGACAAGTTGACGGTATTGAAGGAATCGGAATTGATCCGTTGTACAGAAGAAATTATTTCTTTAATTATCAGTACGGATTCAACTATAACCTTACAAAATCACTACGTATCAATTACAGTGCGTCGTCTAATAATATTGTTCGAAATTATCTGGATGAAAATAAAATACCGGATCCGAATAATACAATCTGGGATAGCTATTTCGATATCGGAGAACCGAATAACCATACGCAACAGTTGAATGTTAATTACGATTTACCGTTAAATAAATTACCATTCCTGAGTTTTGTAAAATCAACTTATACGTATACCGGTGATTATAACTGGCAACGTTCGTCTGATGCATTCTCATCTATCGATGGTTATGATTTAGGAAATACAATCCAGAATGCCGGATCACATCGATTGAATACGGTATTATCAATGGATAGCTTCTATAAATATATCGGGTTAACAAAACAACGTAAAAAAGTAGCACCGAAAGCTCCGGCTCAGGCACCGAAAGCTCCGGTACCGGGACAAAAAATTACGCAGATGCAACAGGCTCCGGAAGACAAACCGAATATCATTATCGATGGTTTGATCGGATTGGCGACCAGTGTGAAAAATATCCAGATCAATTATACCGATAACGGAGGTACTGTACTTCCGGGATATTTACCGAAAGTAGGATTTTTCGGAACGACACAACCGTCCTTAGGCTTTATTATGGGTAGCCAGTCGGATGTGCGTTATGAAGCGGCTAAAAACGGATGGTTAACCAATTATCCGGAATTCAACCAAAGCTTTACGCAGGTAAAAAATAAATTATTAGATATTACAGCTCAGGTAGAACCGTTTAATGATCTGAAAATTGACTTAAACGCAAACCGTACCTATTCGCAGAACTTCTCCGAACAGTACGATGTGGATGCATTCGGAAATTACAATGCCCGTTCACCTTATGATTTCGGTAACTTCTCAATTTCAACAGTGTTGATTAAAACGGCTTTCTCCAGAAGTGATGAAACCGGATCAGATGCTTTTAATGATTTTAGAGATAACCGATTGACGATTGCAAGACGTTTGGCAACGGAAAGAGGATTGGATCCGAATAATACAACTGCCGACGGATATCCGGTTGGATTCGGAAGAAACAGTCAGGCAGTATTGTTACCGGCTTTCTTAGCAGCGTATACCGGAACGAGTGCCTCAAGTGTGTCGACAGGTATTTTCCGTGATGTGCCGATTCCGAACTGGAATATAAAATATACCGGATTAATGCGTTACGGATTCTTTAAAGAAAACTTCAAACGTTTCTCGTTACAACACGGATACCGTGCGTCATATACTGTAAATTCATTCCGTTCGAATTTTGAATATGATGCAGATCCGAATGCATTAAATCCGACGACAGGAAACTATCCGGTAAAAACCATTGTAGCGAATGTCAACTTGGTGGAACAATTTAATCCGTTGATGCGTGTGGATTTTGAAATGAAAAACTCATTCAAAATTCTGGCAGAAATGAAAAAAGACAGAAGTTTATCATTAAGTTTTGATAATGGTTTGCTGACAGAGGTTAAAGGAAATGAATACACATTAGAGTTCGGATACCGATTTAAAGATGTTACAATCAACTCGCGATTAGCCGATAATCCGATGGGTGTGATTCGAAGTGATATCAATTTAAAAGCCAATTTAACGCTACGTCAGAACGAAACCATCGTACGTTATCTGGATTACGATAATAACCAGTTGGCCGGAGGTCAGGATATCTGGTCGTTAAAATTAACAGCGGATTATATGTTCAGTAAAAACCTGACAGCGATTTTCTATTATGATCACTCGTTCTCACAAGCGGTAATTTCAACATCGTTCCCGATGACGAATATCCGTTCCGGTTTCACATTGCGTTATAACTTCGGAAATTAA
- the gcvH gene encoding glycine cleavage system protein GcvH, which yields MNIPSNLKYTKDHEWVSLDGEIATVGITDFAQKELGDIVYVEVETLDQTLDKDEVFGTVEAVKTVSDLFLPLAGEIVEFNDALESEPESVNSDPYGAGWMIKVKISNPAEVDGLLSSEDYKALIGA from the coding sequence ATGAATATACCATCTAACTTAAAGTACACAAAAGATCACGAATGGGTAAGCCTTGACGGCGAGATTGCAACGGTTGGAATTACTGATTTTGCACAAAAAGAATTAGGAGATATCGTTTATGTTGAAGTAGAAACATTAGATCAGACGCTAGACAAAGACGAAGTTTTCGGAACCGTTGAAGCGGTTAAAACTGTATCCGACTTATTCTTGCCTTTAGCAGGTGAGATTGTTGAATTTAACGATGCTTTAGAGTCGGAGCCGGAAAGTGTAAACTCTGATCCTTACGGAGCTGGATGGATGATTAAAGTAAAAATCAGCAACCCGGCAGAAGTAGATGGACTTTTGTCAAGCGAAGATTATAAAGCCTTAATTGGTGCGTAA